The proteins below are encoded in one region of Leptolyngbyaceae cyanobacterium:
- a CDS encoding glutathione binding-like protein, protein MIDLYTFTTPNGRKASIMLEEIGLPYNVHKIDITKGDQFTPDYIAINPNSKIPAIVDSDTGITVFESGAILMYLAEKTGKFLPSDKKGAYQVIQWLMFQIGGVGPMFGQLNHFKKFAPEKIPYAIERYEKETLRLYGVLDKQLANKEYICGEYSIADIATYPWVAVYEFQGLTLDNHPNLKRWVETVQQRPAVQKGMAVPA, encoded by the coding sequence ATGATTGACCTTTACACCTTCACCACACCCAACGGACGCAAAGCTTCCATCATGTTGGAAGAAATCGGTCTTCCCTACAACGTCCACAAAATTGATATTACCAAAGGCGATCAATTTACACCAGATTATATTGCCATTAACCCCAATAGCAAAATTCCTGCCATTGTAGATAGCGATACTGGTATCACCGTTTTTGAGTCGGGTGCTATTTTAATGTATTTAGCAGAAAAAACGGGAAAATTTTTACCGAGTGACAAAAAAGGGGCATACCAGGTAATCCAATGGCTGATGTTCCAAATAGGTGGAGTAGGGCCAATGTTTGGTCAATTAAACCATTTCAAGAAGTTCGCACCCGAAAAAATTCCTTACGCGATCGAACGCTACGAAAAAGAAACTCTCCGCCTTTATGGAGTTTTAGATAAACAATTGGCAAATAAAGAATATATCTGCGGTGAATACTCGATTGCCGATATTGCTACTTATCCTTGGGTAGCAGTTTATGAATTTCAAGGATTAACCTTAGATAATCATCCAAATCTCAAACGTTGGGTAGAAACAGTACAACAACGTCCGGCAGTTCAAAAAGGAATGGCTGTTCCTGCTTAA
- a CDS encoding M20 family metallopeptidase, which translates to MISTLPNSLSVNLSRIRSEIRALQPQLVEWRRNLHQCPELGFQEKLTSEFISAKLREWGIDHQTGIAQTGIVATISGREGSQVLGIRADMDGLPIQEENEVPYKSQHPGKMHACGHDGHSTIALGTAYYLSQHRQDFAGTVKIIFQPAEEGPGGAKPMIEAGVLTNPDVNAIIGLHLWNVLPIGTVGVRSGPLMAATEGFRCTILGKGGHGAIPHQTIDSIVVAAQIVNALQTIVARNVNPIESAVVTVGEFHAGSAINVIADTARIGGTVRYFNPALGEFLPKRIEQIIDGVCQSHGAKYDLNYWRQYPPVINDSAIADLVRSVATEVVETPVGVVPECQTMAAEDMSLFLQAVPGCYFFLGSANANLNLAYPHHHPRFDFDESALGMGVEIFVRCVEKFFS; encoded by the coding sequence ATGATTTCCACACTACCCAACTCTCTTTCGGTGAACTTATCCCGTATCCGGTCAGAAATTCGCGCATTGCAACCCCAATTAGTAGAATGGCGCAGAAATTTACATCAATGCCCTGAACTGGGGTTTCAAGAAAAACTCACTTCCGAGTTTATCAGCGCAAAGCTGCGAGAATGGGGTATCGACCATCAAACTGGCATTGCACAGACGGGTATTGTGGCAACTATTTCTGGTCGTGAAGGCAGCCAGGTACTTGGAATTCGGGCGGATATGGACGGTTTGCCGATTCAGGAAGAAAACGAAGTACCTTATAAATCGCAGCACCCAGGTAAAATGCACGCTTGCGGTCATGACGGACATAGTACGATCGCACTGGGCACGGCTTACTACCTCTCCCAACACCGTCAAGACTTCGCCGGTACGGTAAAAATCATCTTCCAACCCGCAGAAGAAGGGCCGGGTGGTGCAAAGCCAATGATTGAAGCTGGAGTATTGACAAATCCAGATGTTAATGCTATAATTGGCCTCCATTTGTGGAACGTATTGCCGATCGGTACGGTGGGGGTTCGCAGTGGCCCTTTGATGGCAGCGACGGAAGGTTTTCGATGTACGATTTTGGGGAAAGGCGGACATGGAGCGATTCCCCATCAAACGATCGATTCTATAGTAGTAGCTGCTCAGATCGTGAATGCCTTGCAAACAATTGTGGCGCGAAATGTAAATCCGATCGAATCAGCAGTGGTGACAGTGGGAGAATTTCATGCCGGCAGTGCAATTAACGTGATTGCGGATACGGCGAGAATCGGCGGCACGGTTAGGTATTTTAACCCAGCTTTAGGTGAATTTTTACCAAAACGAATCGAACAGATTATCGACGGCGTTTGCCAAAGTCACGGCGCTAAGTACGATTTGAACTATTGGCGGCAATATCCACCGGTGATCAATGATAGCGCGATCGCAGATTTAGTTCGCTCTGTGGCAACGGAAGTAGTAGAAACTCCCGTGGGTGTAGTGCCAGAATGTCAAACAATGGCAGCAGAAGATATGTCTTTATTTCTGCAAGCAGTACCCGGTTGTTATTTCTTTTTAGGTTCTGCTAATGCTAATTTGAATTTAGCTTATCCTCACCATCATCCTCGCTTTGATTTTGATGAAAGTGCATTGGGAATGGGTGTAGAAATATTCGTGCGTTGTGTGGAAAAGTTTTTTAGTTAG
- a CDS encoding Calx-beta domain-containing protein, producing MATLSISGVLGRNYGYTNDTTGINAFKNEWITAAQNQGIQIFGTDFNGAVTNYLDPIPQSNINFANGSTTSYGHLYGMGAASSYYGWWTAATKVRAEINYDPNTGRSQGLTYKWAPNKTIQNAFIDLSLFVPKAAESAGTEVGFLEAFKNGQKVSLTAVRMTNETTVASTQTSIQNAASGVTFLADDAANGDFKFKVFGAFDELKFSAKPYASPSSPQPIYTDNTGSYISDSSDYLVQQLKYSGIEETVGTLQFSNPFFTVNEDGTPVTAVTVTRTGGSFGQVSATVNLSNGTATAPGDYNSTPITVTFGNGDTTSKIITIPIVNDTLVENTETVNLTLTNPTNGAAIGTQSTATLNVLDNDSTLQFSNPVYSVNENGTPVVAVTVTRTGSSTGAVSATVNLGDGSAVAPGDYTNNPITVNFADGDTAPKVITIPVIDDTLVEGNETVNLTLTNPTGNATIGTQGTATLTILDNDTPGIIQFSNPQYVVGEDGTPVLAVTLNRTGGSAGAVSATVNLGDNTAIAPGDYNNNPIVVNWADGDTAPKTITIPIVDDTLVEPDELVDLSLSNPTGGATIGTQDTATLTILDNDVPIIKPVVFVAALDPAAGEPGRAEGTGAFQFARTGGDITQALTIRYTITGTATAGTDYTPLTGTVTIAAGQSVSAPVTLTALTDGVNEPIESVIVKVAEDIPYQVGSADTATVTITDNDPLTGTGAGPVLRYNSAGNYLSSYGNISSAVGAATANDILVIQAGTYNEGGTVYIDKPLTLRGPNAGVSPSSASGTTEAVVQGAASQPVFWILPGVGNVNIEGLTIQMNNANGVAMQGDGSNAVIRQNTFTGVGPFNNGIVYMDTANTASSSSAQVIDNLMRDVTTAAGSTTSGVQIIRFNTVRVTDNQIANLSGPGVAADSMTDGFIAANKVSNTGEQGIQVAGRNGIIDNNDITNTNTGNLADRGGIRVRDGYTALGTVDVISNVVTNSYNGIAIRDNTGATGTVNVNNNNLIGNLNAGFYHGGTGSVDATNNWWDDVNGPVLGTGRNAIAGTGAALVNANPFSTSVL from the coding sequence ATGGCTACTTTGTCTATATCTGGTGTATTGGGTCGTAACTACGGCTATACCAATGACACGACAGGCATAAATGCTTTTAAAAATGAGTGGATTACCGCTGCCCAAAATCAGGGAATTCAAATATTCGGTACTGATTTTAACGGTGCAGTAACTAACTACCTCGATCCAATTCCTCAAAGTAATATCAACTTTGCCAATGGTAGCACCACAAGCTACGGACACCTATACGGCATGGGTGCTGCTTCTTCCTATTACGGTTGGTGGACTGCGGCTACCAAAGTAAGGGCAGAAATCAATTATGACCCTAATACGGGAAGATCTCAAGGACTAACCTATAAATGGGCTCCTAACAAAACGATTCAAAATGCTTTTATCGACTTGAGCTTATTCGTTCCTAAAGCAGCAGAATCAGCGGGGACGGAAGTTGGTTTCTTAGAAGCATTCAAAAACGGTCAAAAGGTTTCATTGACAGCAGTTCGCATGACCAACGAAACTACTGTTGCGTCTACTCAAACTTCAATTCAAAATGCTGCTAGCGGCGTAACTTTCCTCGCAGATGATGCAGCAAATGGAGACTTCAAATTTAAGGTATTTGGTGCTTTTGACGAACTGAAATTTTCTGCTAAACCTTATGCTAGTCCGAGTAGTCCTCAACCAATTTACACGGATAATACTGGCAGTTACATCAGCGATAGTTCCGACTACCTAGTTCAGCAACTCAAATATTCCGGAATCGAAGAAACTGTTGGTACGCTTCAGTTTAGTAATCCGTTTTTCACGGTGAACGAGGACGGGACACCCGTAACGGCGGTAACGGTTACTCGTACTGGTGGTAGTTTCGGACAAGTTTCCGCCACCGTTAACCTGAGTAACGGAACTGCGACTGCACCTGGTGATTACAATAGCACTCCCATCACGGTTACTTTTGGGAATGGAGATACTACTTCCAAAATTATTACTATTCCGATCGTTAACGATACGCTAGTTGAAAATACGGAAACCGTCAATTTAACTTTAACCAATCCTACTAACGGTGCGGCGATCGGCACTCAAAGTACCGCTACTTTGAACGTTTTGGATAATGACAGCACCCTTCAATTTAGCAATCCGGTTTACAGCGTCAACGAAAATGGTACTCCCGTAGTAGCGGTAACGGTAACTCGCACGGGAAGCAGTACGGGTGCGGTGTCGGCGACGGTTAACTTGGGTGATGGTAGTGCGGTAGCGCCTGGTGATTACACCAATAATCCCATCACGGTTAATTTTGCGGATGGGGATACTGCACCCAAGGTGATTACAATTCCGGTGATTGATGACACTTTGGTAGAAGGTAATGAAACTGTCAATTTAACCTTAACCAATCCGACTGGTAACGCGACGATTGGAACGCAGGGTACGGCTACTTTGACGATTTTGGATAACGATACTCCCGGTATTATTCAATTTAGCAACCCCCAATATGTCGTTGGTGAAGATGGTACTCCCGTCTTAGCGGTTACCCTCAATCGTACTGGTGGCAGTGCAGGCGCAGTTTCCGCAACGGTTAACTTGGGCGATAATACGGCGATCGCACCCGGTGATTATAACAATAACCCGATCGTCGTTAATTGGGCAGACGGAGACACCGCACCGAAAACAATTACCATTCCAATTGTTGATGACACTTTGGTAGAACCAGATGAACTGGTTGATTTAAGCTTGTCCAACCCCACGGGAGGTGCAACAATTGGCACTCAGGATACGGCAACTCTGACTATTTTGGATAATGACGTACCTATCATTAAACCAGTTGTGTTCGTAGCTGCCCTCGACCCGGCGGCGGGAGAACCGGGACGCGCTGAAGGAACTGGTGCATTTCAGTTTGCCCGTACTGGCGGCGATATCACCCAAGCGCTGACTATTCGCTATACGATTACGGGGACGGCTACTGCTGGCACTGACTATACACCATTGACTGGTACGGTTACCATTGCGGCTGGTCAGTCGGTGTCTGCACCAGTGACGCTGACTGCTTTAACTGATGGAGTGAACGAACCGATCGAATCAGTGATTGTTAAGGTAGCGGAAGATATACCTTATCAAGTAGGTTCGGCAGATACCGCCACCGTTACCATTACAGATAACGATCCTTTGACGGGTACTGGTGCTGGCCCAGTCCTGCGTTATAACTCGGCTGGCAATTACTTGAGTAGTTACGGCAATATTAGCTCTGCTGTTGGTGCGGCGACGGCTAACGATATTCTGGTCATTCAAGCCGGAACTTATAACGAAGGTGGTACTGTTTATATCGACAAACCGTTAACTTTGCGGGGGCCAAATGCGGGTGTTAGTCCCAGCAGTGCTTCGGGAACTACGGAAGCTGTGGTTCAAGGTGCGGCAAGTCAACCAGTTTTCTGGATTCTCCCCGGTGTGGGCAATGTTAATATTGAAGGCTTGACGATTCAAATGAACAACGCCAATGGGGTTGCCATGCAAGGGGATGGTTCAAATGCGGTGATTCGCCAAAATACTTTTACTGGTGTTGGCCCATTCAATAACGGTATCGTTTACATGGATACTGCTAATACCGCTTCATCCTCTTCGGCGCAGGTAATAGATAACTTGATGCGCGACGTTACTACGGCGGCTGGCAGTACTACTAGCGGCGTGCAAATTATCAGATTTAACACCGTTCGCGTTACGGATAACCAAATCGCTAATTTAAGTGGGCCGGGTGTGGCGGCTGATTCGATGACTGATGGCTTTATTGCTGCTAATAAAGTTAGCAATACTGGAGAACAGGGAATTCAAGTGGCTGGTCGCAACGGCATTATCGACAATAACGATATCACCAATACTAATACTGGCAATCTTGCCGATCGCGGTGGTATCCGCGTGCGCGATGGTTACACTGCTTTGGGAACGGTGGATGTGATTAGCAATGTGGTAACGAATTCTTACAACGGTATCGCAATTCGCGACAATACTGGTGCGACCGGTACTGTCAATGTGAATAACAATAACTTGATCGGTAACTTAAATGCTGGTTTCTACCACGGCGGTACTGGGTCGGTGGACGCGACTAATAACTGGTGGGATGATGTAAATGGGCCAGTTTTGGGTACGGGACGAAATGCGATCGCCGGTACCGGTGCTGCTTTAGTCAACGCTAACCCATTCTCTACATCAGTCTTATAG
- a CDS encoding Uma2 family endonuclease produces MSTLIENPTETITEKQTENIIEKKVWTDAEFMALNRDGHRYELVNGELIDMGNSGAKHGYLAIILSAALFNCVSTQKLGAMFDSSTAFKMKSGNKRSPDISFVAKERLQGLLDLPDGFLEGAPDLAVEILSPSNTVEEIHNKLVEYFENGARLVWVIHPKENYVLVYRSAQSPDRLLKSTDSLDGEDVVPGFTLPVADLFQKLAF; encoded by the coding sequence ATGTCTACTCTAATTGAAAATCCTACTGAAACCATAACCGAAAAACAAACAGAAAATATCATAGAAAAAAAAGTCTGGACTGATGCCGAATTCATGGCATTGAACCGAGATGGACACCGCTACGAACTTGTGAATGGAGAACTAATTGATATGGGAAATTCTGGTGCAAAACATGGTTATCTTGCCATTATTTTAAGTGCTGCTTTATTTAACTGCGTATCGACCCAAAAATTAGGCGCGATGTTCGATTCCAGTACTGCTTTTAAAATGAAATCGGGGAATAAGCGATCGCCTGATATTTCCTTTGTCGCCAAAGAACGCCTGCAAGGTCTTCTAGACCTCCCCGACGGCTTTTTAGAAGGTGCGCCAGATCTGGCTGTAGAAATCCTTTCTCCTAGCAATACAGTGGAAGAAATTCACAACAAACTCGTTGAATATTTCGAGAATGGAGCGCGTTTAGTGTGGGTGATTCATCCGAAAGAAAATTATGTTTTAGTATATCGATCGGCCCAATCACCCGATCGTTTACTCAAATCTACTGACTCTCTTGATGGAGAAGATGTCGTACCCGGTTTTACTCTCCCCGTTGCCGATTTATTTCAAAAACTTGCTTTTTAA